From Micromonospora nigra, one genomic window encodes:
- the asnB gene encoding asparagine synthase (glutamine-hydrolyzing) — MCGLLAFFSARGDAAAHRDNIAGALECLHHRGPDETGVEVVGDASGRYADGVFAHKRLAIIDVALSHEPLPYADGRYLLTFNGEIYNYIELREELIREHGARFATNGDGEVIVAGFHHWGEQVLTRLRGMFAFVIWDRQQRRAFGARDYFGIKPLHYLETPDGLYLASEKKALLPFAHSNYQGDAGVDAANLSHYLTLQYVPEPGTLHRDISRIGSGEYLTWTPGGRIDVRRWYRPVFRPAPVPDEQKLYHEIRETLRESVRMHMRSDVPVGSFLSSGIDSTAVVALAREFNPNILTFTVGYDVPGYSEIDVAQESARHLDVTTIPTKIGPQDMIDALPKIVWHLDDPVADPALVPLYFVAKKAAEHVTVVLSGEGADEFFGGYTIYREPLSLSSVNGLPDGVQKGLRAVSRAIPQGVKGKSFLERGTTPIEQRYYGNARMFTEEEKQHLLRRYDPSVRYTDVTAPIYAECTELDDVTKMQYVDLYTWLRGDILVKADRISMAHSLEVRVPFLDRAVFDVAAKIPVDLKLPPRSDATKYAMRQALQGVVPPAIVNRRKLGFPTPTRVWLRGEMYEWARHVLTTSGAGDLLDLSYALRLLEEHKREEADHSRKVWTVLIFCIWHAIFVAKTLDPGIQRNQSALLTKPVVGSMVR, encoded by the coding sequence ATGTGCGGACTCCTGGCCTTCTTCAGTGCGCGCGGCGACGCCGCCGCCCACCGCGACAACATCGCCGGGGCGTTGGAATGCCTGCACCACCGCGGACCGGACGAAACCGGTGTCGAGGTGGTCGGCGACGCCTCCGGCCGGTACGCGGACGGGGTGTTCGCCCACAAGCGGCTGGCGATCATCGACGTGGCACTCAGTCACGAGCCGCTGCCGTACGCCGACGGGCGCTACCTGCTCACCTTCAACGGCGAGATCTACAACTACATCGAGCTGCGCGAGGAGCTGATCCGCGAGCACGGCGCGCGGTTCGCCACCAACGGCGACGGTGAGGTGATCGTCGCCGGCTTCCATCACTGGGGCGAGCAGGTGCTCACCCGGCTGCGCGGCATGTTCGCCTTCGTGATCTGGGACCGTCAGCAGCGGCGGGCGTTCGGTGCCCGCGACTACTTCGGCATCAAGCCGCTGCACTACCTGGAGACGCCGGACGGCCTCTACCTCGCCTCGGAGAAGAAGGCGCTGCTGCCCTTCGCGCACTCCAACTACCAGGGCGACGCCGGGGTGGACGCGGCCAACCTCAGCCACTACCTGACCCTGCAGTACGTGCCCGAGCCGGGCACCCTGCACCGGGACATCAGCCGGATCGGCTCGGGGGAGTACCTCACCTGGACCCCGGGCGGCCGGATCGACGTGCGGCGCTGGTACCGGCCGGTGTTCCGGCCCGCCCCGGTGCCCGACGAGCAGAAGCTCTACCACGAGATCCGGGAGACGCTGCGGGAGAGCGTGCGCATGCACATGCGCTCGGACGTGCCGGTCGGCTCGTTCCTGTCCAGCGGCATCGACTCGACGGCCGTGGTCGCCCTGGCCCGGGAGTTCAACCCGAACATCCTCACCTTCACCGTCGGCTACGACGTGCCCGGCTACTCGGAGATCGACGTCGCGCAGGAGTCGGCCCGGCACCTCGACGTGACCACCATCCCGACGAAGATCGGGCCGCAGGACATGATCGACGCGCTGCCGAAGATCGTCTGGCACCTGGACGACCCGGTGGCCGACCCGGCGCTGGTGCCGCTGTACTTCGTGGCGAAGAAGGCCGCCGAGCACGTGACGGTGGTGCTCTCCGGGGAGGGCGCCGACGAGTTCTTCGGTGGCTACACCATCTACCGCGAACCGCTGTCGCTCAGTTCCGTCAACGGGCTGCCCGACGGCGTCCAGAAGGGCCTGCGCGCGGTGTCCAGGGCGATCCCGCAGGGCGTCAAGGGCAAGAGTTTCCTGGAGCGCGGCACCACCCCGATCGAGCAGCGCTACTACGGCAACGCCCGGATGTTCACCGAGGAGGAGAAGCAGCACCTGCTGCGCCGCTACGACCCCTCGGTGCGCTACACCGACGTCACCGCGCCGATCTACGCGGAGTGCACCGAGCTGGACGACGTCACCAAGATGCAGTACGTCGACCTGTACACCTGGCTGCGCGGCGACATCCTGGTCAAGGCCGACCGCATCTCGATGGCGCACTCGCTGGAGGTGCGGGTGCCGTTCCTCGACCGGGCGGTCTTCGACGTCGCGGCGAAGATCCCGGTGGACCTGAAACTGCCGCCGCGCTCCGACGCCACCAAGTACGCGATGCGCCAGGCGTTGCAGGGCGTCGTCCCGCCGGCCATCGTCAACCGCAGGAAGCTGGGCTTCCCGACTCCCACCCGGGTCTGGCTGCGCGGCGAGATGTACGAGTGGGCCCGGCACGTGCTGACCACCTCCGGCGCCGGTGACCTGCTCGACCTGTCGTACGCGCTGCGTCTGCTGGAGGAGCACAAGCGGGAGGAGGCCGACCACTCCCGCAAGGTGTGGACGGTGCTGATCTTCTGCATCTGGCACGCCATCTTCGTGGCGAAGACCCTCGATCCGGGCATCCAGCGCAACCAGTCGGCGCTGCTGACGAAGCCGGTGGTCGGCAGCATGGTCCGCTGA
- a CDS encoding aminopeptidase P family protein — MTEERTDGTPTDGTESHDPDFPEAFLSFMRRGWRDTTLPVGPRPEVPNYAKRRAALSAAFPGETLVIPTGGEKVRANDTEHPFRPGSDFAYLTGDHAPDSVLVLRPNGSGHDATLYMRPRSSRQTDEFFRSRHGELWVGRRHTLAEKSAELGLPTADLTELDATLADLAPGRTRVLRGFDARVDAAVRPWDGPREEGQPARDRELAIAVSEMKLVKDEWEIAQLQEAVDATVRGFEDVARVLPADRGVSERLLEGIFALRARHDGNDVGYSSIVGAGEHATILHWVHNHGSTRPGELLLMDMGVEGRNLYTADVTRVLPVNGRFSPLQRQVYDIVYASQQAGIDVIRPGVKFKDVHLTCMRVLAEGLADLGLLPVSVDEAMDEKSTIYRRWTLHGFGHMLGIDVHDCSNSRKEMYKDGALGEGYVLTVEPGLYFQPEDELVPEELRGIGIRIEDDVLVTTSGAVNLSAGLPRRADEVETWLAEQREAGPRLPG, encoded by the coding sequence ATGACCGAGGAACGCACCGACGGCACGCCGACCGACGGCACCGAGTCCCACGACCCGGACTTCCCGGAGGCGTTTCTGTCCTTCATGCGGCGGGGCTGGCGGGACACGACCCTGCCGGTCGGTCCCCGGCCGGAGGTGCCGAACTACGCCAAGCGCCGGGCCGCGCTGTCGGCGGCCTTCCCGGGCGAGACGCTGGTCATTCCCACCGGCGGCGAGAAGGTACGCGCCAACGACACCGAGCACCCGTTCCGGCCCGGCAGCGACTTCGCGTACCTGACCGGCGACCACGCTCCCGACAGCGTCCTGGTGCTGCGACCCAACGGTTCGGGGCACGACGCCACGCTGTACATGCGACCACGGTCCTCCCGGCAGACCGACGAGTTCTTCCGCAGCCGCCACGGCGAGCTGTGGGTGGGCCGGCGGCACACCCTGGCCGAGAAGTCGGCCGAGCTGGGTCTGCCGACGGCCGACCTGACCGAGCTGGACGCGACCCTGGCCGACCTGGCTCCGGGGCGTACCCGGGTCCTGCGGGGTTTCGACGCCCGGGTGGATGCGGCGGTGCGCCCGTGGGACGGGCCGCGCGAGGAGGGCCAGCCGGCCCGCGACCGGGAACTGGCGATCGCCGTCTCGGAGATGAAGCTGGTCAAGGACGAGTGGGAGATCGCCCAGCTCCAGGAGGCGGTCGACGCCACCGTCCGGGGCTTCGAGGACGTCGCCCGGGTGCTGCCGGCCGACCGGGGCGTCTCCGAGCGGCTGCTGGAGGGGATCTTCGCGCTGCGCGCCCGGCACGACGGCAACGACGTCGGTTACAGCTCGATCGTGGGCGCGGGCGAGCACGCCACGATCCTGCACTGGGTGCACAACCACGGCTCCACCCGGCCGGGTGAGCTGCTGCTGATGGACATGGGCGTGGAGGGGCGGAACCTCTACACCGCCGACGTGACGCGGGTGCTGCCGGTCAACGGCCGGTTCAGCCCGTTGCAGCGCCAGGTCTACGACATCGTGTACGCCTCGCAGCAGGCCGGCATCGACGTCATCAGGCCGGGCGTGAAGTTCAAGGACGTGCACCTGACCTGCATGCGGGTGCTCGCCGAAGGGCTGGCCGACCTGGGTCTGCTGCCGGTGAGCGTCGACGAGGCGATGGACGAGAAGTCGACGATCTACCGGCGCTGGACGCTGCACGGCTTCGGGCACATGCTCGGCATCGACGTCCACGACTGCTCCAACTCCCGCAAGGAGATGTACAAGGACGGCGCCCTCGGCGAGGGCTACGTGCTCACCGTCGAGCCGGGGCTCTACTTCCAGCCCGAGGACGAACTGGTTCCCGAGGAGCTGCGCGGGATCGGCATCCGGATCGAGGACGACGTGCTGGTGACCACCTCCGGCGCGGTCAACCTCTCCGCGGGGCTGCCCCGGCGGGCCGACGAGGTGGAGACCTGGCTGGCCGAGCAGCGCGAGGCGGGCCCCCGTCTGCCGGGCTGA